In Streptomyces sp. NBC_00414, a single window of DNA contains:
- a CDS encoding DNA gyrase/topoisomerase IV subunit B — MTAETSVPSTALLTGADRDGSNYTARHLLVLEGLEAVRKRPGMYIGSTDSRGLMHCLWEIIDNSVDEALGGYCDHIDVTLHDDGSVEVRDNGRGIPVDVEPKTGLSGIEVVMTKLHAGGKFGGGSYAASGGLHGVGASVVNALSARLDVEVDRGGNTHAVSFRRGTPGAFKGDGADATFDASSGLRKLKRVPKTRTGTRVRYWADRQIFLKDAKLSLEHLHQRARQTAFLVPGLTLVVRDEFGLGEGGSKGEESFRFDGGISEFCEYLASDKPVCDVLRFSGQGSFKETVPVLDDHGQMTPTEVTRELGVDVAMRWGTGYDTTLKSYVNIIATPKGGTHVAGFEQAVAKTVNEVLRTKKLLRVAEDDVVKDDALEGLTAVVTVRLAEPQFEGQTKEVLGTSAARRIVTNVVSRELKAFLTSTKRDAAAQARVVLEKAVAAARTRIAARQHKDAQRRKTALESSSLPAKLADCRSDDVERSELFIVEGDSALGTAKLARNSEFQALLPIRGKILNVQKSSVSDMLKNVECGAIIQVIGAGSGRTFDLDAARYGKIILLVDADVDGAHIRCLLLTLFQRYMRPMVEAGRVFAAVPPLHRIELSQPKKGQDKYIYTYSDRELRETVLELQRKNVRYKDSIQRYKGLGEMDADQLAETTMDPRHRTLRRINITDLEASEQVFDLLMGNDVAPRKEFISSSAATLDRSRIDA; from the coding sequence GTGACCGCCGAGACGTCCGTGCCGTCCACAGCCCTGCTGACCGGAGCAGACCGTGACGGTTCCAACTACACCGCGCGGCACCTGCTCGTCCTCGAAGGTCTTGAGGCCGTGCGGAAGCGCCCGGGCATGTACATCGGATCGACCGACAGCCGCGGTCTGATGCACTGCCTCTGGGAGATCATCGACAACTCCGTGGACGAGGCACTCGGAGGCTACTGCGACCACATCGACGTGACCCTGCACGACGACGGTTCTGTCGAGGTGCGGGACAACGGCCGCGGCATTCCGGTGGATGTCGAGCCCAAAACCGGTCTTTCGGGCATCGAGGTCGTGATGACCAAGCTGCATGCCGGAGGCAAGTTCGGTGGCGGCTCGTACGCGGCCTCCGGCGGCCTGCACGGCGTGGGCGCCTCCGTGGTGAACGCGCTCTCGGCCCGCCTGGACGTCGAGGTCGACCGCGGGGGCAACACCCACGCGGTGAGCTTCCGGCGGGGCACGCCCGGCGCCTTCAAGGGCGACGGCGCCGATGCCACGTTCGACGCGTCGTCCGGCCTGCGCAAGCTCAAGAGGGTCCCCAAGACCCGCACCGGCACCCGCGTGAGGTACTGGGCCGACCGCCAGATCTTCCTCAAGGACGCCAAGCTCTCCCTGGAGCACCTGCACCAGCGCGCCCGGCAGACCGCCTTCCTGGTGCCCGGCCTGACCCTCGTCGTCCGTGACGAGTTCGGGCTCGGCGAGGGCGGCAGCAAGGGCGAGGAGTCGTTCCGCTTCGACGGCGGCATCAGCGAGTTCTGCGAGTACCTGGCCTCCGACAAGCCCGTCTGCGACGTGCTCCGCTTCTCCGGCCAGGGCAGCTTCAAGGAGACGGTCCCGGTCCTCGACGACCACGGACAGATGACTCCGACCGAAGTCACCCGCGAGCTGGGTGTCGACGTCGCGATGCGCTGGGGCACGGGCTACGACACGACACTCAAGTCGTACGTGAACATCATCGCCACGCCCAAGGGCGGAACCCACGTGGCGGGCTTCGAACAGGCTGTCGCCAAGACGGTCAACGAAGTGCTGCGGACCAAGAAGCTGCTGCGCGTCGCCGAGGACGACGTCGTCAAGGACGACGCCCTGGAGGGCCTCACCGCCGTTGTCACCGTCCGACTCGCGGAGCCCCAGTTCGAGGGACAGACGAAGGAGGTGCTCGGCACCTCCGCGGCTCGTCGCATCGTGACGAACGTGGTCTCCAGGGAGCTCAAGGCGTTCCTGACCTCCACGAAGCGGGACGCGGCCGCACAGGCCCGTGTCGTCCTGGAGAAGGCGGTGGCCGCCGCCCGTACGCGGATCGCGGCCCGCCAGCACAAGGACGCTCAGCGGCGGAAGACGGCCCTGGAGTCCTCCTCGCTGCCCGCCAAGCTCGCCGACTGCCGCAGCGACGACGTGGAGCGCAGCGAGCTGTTCATCGTCGAGGGCGACTCGGCGCTCGGTACGGCCAAGCTCGCCCGGAACTCCGAATTCCAGGCCCTCCTGCCGATCCGCGGAAAGATCCTCAACGTTCAGAAGTCGTCCGTGTCGGACATGCTGAAGAACGTCGAGTGCGGCGCGATCATCCAGGTCATAGGAGCGGGTTCGGGACGCACGTTCGACCTCGACGCCGCCCGCTACGGGAAGATCATCCTGCTCGTCGACGCCGATGTCGACGGCGCGCACATCCGCTGCCTGCTCCTGACGCTCTTCCAGCGCTACATGCGGCCCATGGTCGAGGCCGGCCGGGTGTTCGCGGCAGTGCCGCCGCTGCACAGGATCGAGCTGAGCCAGCCCAAGAAGGGCCAGGACAAGTACATCTACACGTACTCGGACCGGGAGCTTCGGGAGACCGTGCTGGAGCTCCAGCGGAAGAACGTGCGGTACAAGGACTCGATCCAGCGCTACAAGGGTCTCGGGGAGATGGACGCCGACCAGTTGGCCGAGACGACCATGGACCCGCGCCATCGCACGCTGCGCAGGATCAACATCACCGACCTCGAAGCCTCTGAGCAGGTCTTCGACCTGCTGATGGGCAACGACGTCGCCCCGCGCAAGGAGTTCATCTCCAGCTCCGCGGCGACGCTGGACCGCTCGCGCATCGACGCGTAG
- a CDS encoding DUF7455 domain-containing protein: MTTVLTPASPLTAADRCDRCGAQAYLRVVLLNGGELLFCAHHGRKFEPELKKIAAEIQDETERLTAAPASANDEEH, encoded by the coding sequence GTGACTACTGTTCTGACCCCCGCGAGCCCACTGACGGCCGCTGACCGCTGCGACCGTTGCGGCGCCCAGGCATATCTGCGCGTCGTCCTCCTCAACGGTGGTGAACTGCTCTTCTGCGCCCACCACGGGCGCAAGTTCGAGCCGGAACTCAAGAAGATCGCCGCTGAGATACAGGACGAGACGGAGCGGCTGACCGCTGCCCCGGCAAGCGCCAATGACGAAGAGCACTGA
- a CDS encoding S1 family serine peptidase codes for MRRTFARVLALAAVAAVIPLASPAPATADVVIGGYPVEIAETPWMVALSSRDRFGGTRAGQFCGGVVIGRTTVLTAAHCLGEEVLGAPPRQVRDLRIVAGRGDLRADGGEEIAVRDVRINPRHDAYTNSGDFAVLTLAEPLAAGSVMRMAGAGDPAYKPGTGAVVYGWGDTTGGGDYASALRASHVQVLPDAVCERAYPGSADGTYLAGSMLCAGEESGGRDACQGDSGGPLVAQGRLIGLVSWGSGCGRAGSPGVYTRVSGVVTALARGH; via the coding sequence ATGCGTCGTACCTTCGCCCGAGTACTGGCCCTCGCGGCCGTGGCGGCCGTGATACCGCTGGCGTCCCCGGCCCCCGCGACGGCCGACGTCGTCATCGGCGGCTACCCGGTGGAGATCGCCGAGACCCCTTGGATGGTGGCCCTGTCCAGCCGTGACCGGTTCGGGGGTACACGTGCGGGACAGTTCTGCGGGGGAGTGGTGATCGGGCGGACCACGGTGCTGACCGCCGCCCACTGTCTGGGCGAGGAAGTGCTGGGTGCGCCCCCTCGGCAGGTCCGTGATCTGAGGATCGTCGCGGGGCGCGGGGACCTACGGGCGGACGGGGGCGAGGAGATCGCCGTACGCGACGTCCGGATCAATCCGCGGCACGACGCCTACACGAACTCCGGGGACTTCGCCGTACTCACCCTGGCGGAACCGCTCGCCGCCGGTTCGGTCATGCGCATGGCCGGCGCCGGAGATCCCGCGTACAAGCCCGGTACGGGTGCCGTGGTCTACGGCTGGGGCGACACGACGGGGGGCGGGGACTACGCCAGTGCCCTGCGGGCCTCGCACGTGCAGGTGCTGCCCGACGCCGTCTGCGAGAGGGCCTATCCGGGCAGTGCCGACGGAACGTATCTCGCCGGCTCCATGCTGTGCGCGGGGGAGGAGAGTGGCGGCCGCGACGCGTGTCAGGGGGACAGTGGCGGGCCGCTGGTCGCTCAGGGGCGGCTGATCGGCCTTGTGTCGTGGGGAAGCGGCTGTGGGCGGGCCGGCAGCCCCGGGGTCTACACGCGGGTCTCAGGGGTCGTCACAGCGCTCGCAAGGGGCCACTGA
- a CDS encoding RNA polymerase sigma factor, producing the protein MSASTSRTLPPEIAESVSVMALIERGKAEGQIAGDDVRRAFEADQIPATQWKNVLRSLNQILEEEGVTLMVSAAEPKRTRKSVAAKSPAKRTATKTVAAKTATAKKATATATPVMPDVDDPAEDASAKKVAAKKTTAKKAVAKKTVAKKTAAKKTTAKKDDAEQDDEATEETPGTAKSGEEPTEDGAQGFVLSDEDEDDAPAQQVAAAGATADPVKDYLKQIGKVPLLNAEQEVELAKRIEAGLFAEDKLANADKLAPKLKRELEIIAEDGRRAKNHLLEANLRLVVSLAKRYTGRGMLFLDLIQEGNLGLIRAVEKFDYTKGYKFSTYATWWIRQAITRAMADQARTIRIPVHMVEVINKLARVQRQMLQDLGREPTPEELAKELDMTPEKVIEVQKYGREPISLHTPLGEDGDSEFGDLIEDSEAVVPADAVSFTLLQEQLHSVLDTLSEREAGVVSMRFGLTDGQPKTLDEIGKVYGVTRERIRQIESKTMSKLRHPSRSQVLRDYLD; encoded by the coding sequence GTGTCGGCCAGCACATCCCGTACGCTCCCGCCGGAGATCGCCGAGTCCGTCTCTGTCATGGCGCTCATTGAGCGGGGAAAGGCTGAGGGGCAGATCGCCGGCGATGACGTGCGTCGGGCCTTCGAAGCTGACCAGATTCCGGCCACTCAGTGGAAGAACGTACTGCGCAGCCTCAACCAGATCCTCGAGGAAGAGGGTGTGACGCTGATGGTCAGTGCCGCGGAGCCGAAGCGCACCCGGAAGAGCGTCGCAGCGAAGAGTCCCGCCAAGCGCACCGCCACCAAGACCGTCGCGGCGAAGACGGCGACGGCCAAGAAGGCCACCGCCACCGCCACGCCGGTGATGCCTGACGTCGACGATCCCGCCGAGGACGCGTCCGCCAAGAAGGTCGCGGCCAAGAAGACGACCGCCAAGAAGGCCGTCGCGAAGAAGACCGTCGCCAAGAAGACGGCGGCGAAGAAGACCACCGCCAAGAAGGACGACGCCGAGCAGGACGACGAGGCGACCGAGGAGACTCCGGGTACGGCCAAGTCCGGCGAGGAGCCCACCGAGGACGGCGCCCAGGGCTTCGTACTGTCCGACGAGGACGAGGACGACGCTCCCGCGCAGCAGGTCGCCGCCGCCGGTGCAACCGCCGACCCGGTCAAGGACTACCTCAAGCAGATCGGCAAGGTCCCGCTGCTCAACGCCGAGCAGGAGGTCGAGCTCGCCAAGCGCATCGAGGCCGGTCTGTTCGCCGAGGACAAGCTGGCCAACGCCGACAAGCTCGCGCCGAAGCTCAAGCGCGAGCTGGAGATCATCGCCGAGGACGGCCGCCGCGCCAAGAACCACCTCCTGGAGGCCAACCTCCGTCTGGTGGTCTCCCTGGCCAAGCGTTACACCGGCCGCGGCATGCTCTTCCTGGACCTCATCCAGGAGGGCAACCTCGGTCTGATCCGCGCGGTCGAGAAGTTCGACTACACCAAGGGCTACAAGTTCTCGACGTACGCCACGTGGTGGATCCGCCAGGCGATCACCCGCGCCATGGCCGACCAGGCCCGCACCATCCGTATTCCGGTGCACATGGTCGAGGTCATCAACAAGCTCGCGCGCGTGCAGCGCCAGATGCTCCAGGACCTGGGCCGCGAGCCCACCCCGGAGGAGCTGGCCAAGGAACTCGACATGACCCCCGAGAAGGTCATCGAGGTCCAGAAGTACGGTCGTGAGCCGATCTCCCTCCACACCCCCCTGGGCGAGGACGGCGACAGCGAGTTCGGTGACCTCATCGAGGACTCGGAAGCGGTCGTCCCGGCCGACGCGGTCAGCTTCACGCTCCTCCAGGAGCAGCTGCACTCCGTGCTGGACACCCTGTCCGAGCGCGAGGCGGGCGTCGTCTCGATGCGCTTCGGTCTCACCGACGGTCAGCCGAAGACCCTCGACGAGATCGGCAAGGTGTACGGCGTGACGCGCGAGCGCATCCGCCAGATCGAGTCCAAGACTATGTCGAAGCTGCGTCACCCGTCGCGCTCGCAGGTCCTGCGCGACTACCTCGACTAG
- a CDS encoding FadR/GntR family transcriptional regulator, with protein sequence MTTLAHTMMTAARSADSGLAGPGELDRYPYAEGPAAGRGGGSVWDATDPDLGRMGRRAAGSRGRGLHGQLVQQLGQMIVSGDLGADRPLVPEEIGQRFEVSRTVVRESLRVLEAKGLVSARPNVGTRVRPVSDWNLLDPDIIEWRAFGPQRDDQRRELAELRWTIEPLAARLAAGHGRPEVQQRLTDMVEIMGHAMGQGDALTFSRADAEFHSLLIQVAGNRMLEHLSGIVSAALQVSGGPVAGCDRPNEASLSHHARIADALAAGDASGAEAAMRQLLTVHPEVERVVPAPREH encoded by the coding sequence GTGACTACCCTTGCGCACACCATGATGACCGCCGCCCGTTCCGCAGACTCCGGCCTCGCCGGACCGGGCGAACTCGACCGCTATCCCTATGCGGAGGGACCCGCCGCGGGCCGCGGCGGCGGCTCTGTGTGGGATGCCACAGACCCGGATCTGGGCCGCATGGGCCGACGCGCCGCCGGAAGCCGCGGCCGGGGCCTGCATGGCCAACTGGTTCAGCAGCTGGGTCAGATGATCGTCTCCGGTGACCTCGGTGCCGACCGTCCGCTCGTTCCCGAGGAGATCGGGCAGCGATTCGAGGTCTCCCGCACCGTCGTCCGTGAATCGCTCCGTGTCCTTGAGGCGAAGGGACTGGTCAGCGCCCGCCCCAATGTCGGCACACGCGTGCGTCCGGTCAGCGACTGGAACCTCCTGGACCCGGACATCATCGAGTGGCGCGCCTTCGGCCCGCAGCGCGACGACCAGCGTCGTGAGCTGGCCGAGCTGCGCTGGACGATCGAGCCGCTGGCCGCCCGCCTCGCCGCCGGACACGGACGCCCGGAGGTCCAGCAGCGGCTCACCGACATGGTCGAGATCATGGGCCACGCGATGGGGCAGGGTGACGCGCTCACCTTCTCGCGGGCCGACGCCGAATTCCATTCGCTGCTCATCCAGGTCGCGGGCAACCGCATGCTGGAACATCTCTCCGGGATCGTGTCGGCCGCGCTCCAGGTCTCCGGTGGTCCGGTCGCGGGCTGCGACCGGCCGAACGAGGCATCCCTCTCGCACCACGCCCGCATCGCCGACGCCCTCGCGGCGGGTGACGCCTCGGGTGCCGAGGCGGCCATGCGGCAGCTGCTCACCGTCCACCCCGAGGTGGAGCGCGTCGTGCCCGCGCCGCGCGAGCACTGA